The Thermomicrobium sp. 4228-Ro genome includes the window ACCCGGTTGTCGCTTCCATCCGCGTTGTCCATACGCATTCGAGCGCTGTATCAAGGAACACCCCCCATTGCAACAGATCGATGGTCGTCTTGTCGCCTGCTGGTGGGTGTTCGAGCGTCTTCAGCTGGAGCCGACGAAGAGGGATCAGTAACATGACCAGTTCGCAAGCTCTGCTGGAGGTCGAAGGGCTCTCGCGTCGTTTCGGCAGTGGGCGCACAGCCATAACCGCAGTCAAGAACGTCAGCTTCACGGTGGGACGTGGAGAAATCGTTGCGATCGTCGGTGAGAGCGGCAGTGGCAAGAGCACGCTCGCACGGCTCATTCTCCGTCTCCTCCCACCGACTTCAGGGGTCATTAAATTCCACATCCTCGGTGATGTGACACGACTGCAGGGTCGCCAACTTCACCGTTACTGGCAACATGTCCAGGCAGTTTTCCAAGATCCTTTTGCGACTTTCAATCAATTTCTGACCGTGCGCCGTTTCCTCCTCCGGTCGCTCGGTATTCTGGGTAATTCTCCGCCACAAACAGTTCGAGAAAAGGCGATCGCGTCCGCGCTCGAAGCAGTTGGCCTCGATCCGGCTGCAATTCTCAACAAGTGGCCACACCAACTCTCTGGCGGGCAGCGGCAACGCGTCATGATTGCGCGTGCTCTGCTCTTACAGCCGAGGCTCCTTGTGGCGGATGAACCCACCTCGATGCTGGACGCGTCACTACGTGTAACTGTGCTGAACTTGCTTGCAGAACTACGCAGCCGAGGCACTTCCGTCATCTTCATAACGCACGACCTCGGGCAAGCGTATTACCTCGCAGACCGCTTGCT containing:
- a CDS encoding ABC transporter ATP-binding protein codes for the protein MTSSQALLEVEGLSRRFGSGRTAITAVKNVSFTVGRGEIVAIVGESGSGKSTLARLILRLLPPTSGVIKFHILGDVTRLQGRQLHRYWQHVQAVFQDPFATFNQFLTVRRFLLRSLGILGNSPPQTVREKAIASALEAVGLDPAAILNKWPHQLSGGQRQRVMIARALLLQPRLLVADEPTSMLDASLRVTVLNLLAELRSRGTSVIFITHDLGQAYYLADRLLVMYQGEIVEHGPVESVLRSPRHPYTQRLLADVPRLGEGRSAHFIPPPPQHSPATH